A segment of the Strix uralensis isolate ZFMK-TIS-50842 chromosome 12, bStrUra1, whole genome shotgun sequence genome:
GAAAAACGAGGATCCTTTTGCAAATCCTACCTCTTCAAAAGAGCTGTAGTGGGAAGAGGGAAACTTCTTTCCTCTTCAGGAAGCCTGGACTGATGCCTCAGCTGTGCAGTTTTAATCGAAGTGCTTGTTATTACTGAAATGTGGCTTTATCACTGCCAGCACATCCCTGCAGGTCCAAGGGTCTGGTTTCTCACACCTCCTCTTTCTGGAATAGCTACCAAAATTCAGGAACACCTCCCCCTTGCAGGCTAACGCACGGGTCAAATACTGCCCTGAATTTAGGTAGCTATAAAAAATATCCTTTGGGATAGGAAATGACTCTGTGCCATTGAACCTAGAGTTTTTTGaggaaatacagtccagaaattATCTCACCCATGCTTGAGGGTTGGCTCTTTCTGAATGACTGCAAACATCTCCAGCAAGCATGCTAAAAATCCAAGTTACTCAGAGCCTGCTCATTTTTACAGGAAAAGACTGTGAGGTGTTTGCTGCTGGTCTCTGCCCTCTGCCTGGCTGGCTACGAAGGCAACAAGAGTGAGTCTCCCTGTACACTGTCCTTGTTGGGTCACAGACGGGTAATATGGAAAGAAGAGGTCAAACCCTCACCTGATCTGTATCCAGGTTCTTCATTCAGGGCACCGCTGAAGGCTGCTAAGGGGGCACAACAGAGCACGGCTTGGTGGGGGGTGGGAACTGGGGTGCAAGAGCTGGAAAAATAGGCAAAAACCTCAGGTTCTCCATCCCAGACACATATGGTATATCACCCATGGAGATGGACAGAGGTGCTGTGACGTGCCACTGCTCTCCTTGCTAGCTGGTGGCAGGCTCCATAGCTCTGCTCCAGGTAACGGCCGTGCTGAGGAGGTCTCCCAGGCTCTCAGTCACATCCTCCCAGCAGGTCCTTCCTCAGATGTTTTGCCTCAGAGCTCTGGCTCTGTGAGGATCTCAGCCCTTGTGAGCTGTGCAGGACTTCATGCCGTGGGGCGAGTTCACTCTCACGTCTGTTGTAGGGCAGATATTCTTGCTGAGTTTCAGCTTACTCACCTTTCCTTGGCTGCAGGTGAGCTGACGAGCCCGCATGGCTGGAGGCGAGGGGTTGTCCTCCGTCTCAAGAGGAGCCCCGACACCTGCCTGCCAAACCCATGCCAGCACCAGGGGGACTGCCAGGTGATGGAGGACAGACCAGTTTGCAGCTGCAAACCAGGCTTCACAGGGCTCTTCTGCCAAGGTagggctggggatgctgggaACCCTCCCCAGTCTGTCCACAGGCACCAGAGGGAAGGGTGATGGGCACGGTGTGCTGATGTTACCACTGCTCTCCACTGCAGGCTCCAGGAGCATGTACCAGCTCCCGGTTCAGGTGCCTTCCCCACCACCATGTCCTGACTACATGTTGGTAGAAGACCTAGTCACAGGCcatttccttcctccccaaaagTCTTAGTTCCTGTAAGAAGGAAAGCTTGGCTGTCAAGAACCTGTGCCGTGGTGTAGCTGtgtcagggcagcagcaggacattCTGTGGAGCGCAGCTGCCTCACGGTCTCGGCTCAACCACATGTGCTCTGTCACGGCTACTGTGAAGGGTCCTTCCAGACACTGCCAAAAACTGTGCCTTCTTCGTCTGAAAGAGAGGATCACTGGTGCCCTTGGCAGGCTGCAGTGATTCTGTAGACCCCTCGAAAGGGGCCAGACCCACAACATCTGCCTTTGATGTCTTGAGCTTAAGGACTGTGTCTGTTCAGAGTAGTGGCGGCCGTGGACTGGTGCAGGTCTTAGGAAACCAGCACAAAATGACAGACTCACATTAATTTCTGCATGTTGCCAAAGGTTTGTCTTTGCCCAGTGTCTCTGAAGAGCCTTCCCAGCAGCCTCCAATAAGGCTGGGATGAGGGTCTGTTGAGCTCAGTGGGACTGTGCCATCCATAGCTGACCTAGGGCTCCTTCAGGCTTCTTCCTTATTGCTATTGCAGATGGCTTTTTCCCCCAGATGTGGTACTGAAGTTGGCCTGCGAGGAAGAGCACATGAAGATGATGGTGAGGAAGGAGGTGTTTGAACTCTTGAAAATCCCCCAGGAGCTTGTCCACTTGAAGAACCAGGCATGCAAGGTctcagaaagggaagaagagggcGAGCTGTTTTTTGCAGCCACTCTCACAGGTGAAAACCACACTGCCTGTGGGTCAATAATTCAGGTGAGGATGCAGCAGAACCTCTCTGCATAGTTCTGAAGTGGTGAGAGGAGCAGACATCCTGGAGGCTTTTTCTTTTGATGCTGTAAAGTTCTCATTCCCCTTGGAACGGTTCACTGGCAACTGTCAAAAAGTTCTTCTGCCTCCACCAAAGCTGGCAGCACATCTTGTCTTATTCAGCAGGGCATGGAAGTCTCAGTGTGCTCTTTACTAGCTGATAACAGCCCTCGGCTTTCTGTCAGCATCctctgagctctgcagctctggctATAGCCCCTTGGTCCCTCACTTGATTCATGAGTGTCAGGGAGGGTGCAGAGGAACCCGTGCTCCAGCTCTGCATTGCACAGAGGGGCCCTCACCTGTGGTCTCTATGCTGACTCCTGCCTACGCCGATGATGGTTGCCAGTAGCCCCGGGACACGGGACTTGAGCAAAAACTCTGTCAGATATCCAGGAGGCCTGGAGCAGCTATAGCTGAGTTGCACCATCTGAATGGGAGCTTGGAGCCCTGTCTATGGACTTAGACATGGTCTGGAGACTTGATTTCTGTGTCATTCCAGCAAAACAGTTCCCACGTGTTGTACTCCAACGTCATTGAGTCAGAGCAGGAGGCGCACAGGGGTGTGATCTCCCGGAGTTTCCAGCTGGAGGTGCATTTCTCCTGTGTCTATGCCTACGAGCAGGTGGTGAAACTGCCCTTCGCTCTCACTGCGGTTGACAAGTGAGTGGTCCCTCTTCACCTTGCTGCTGACATGGTATCTTTGAGCTTGCAGAAAAACAGATGCCTCCAATGAGGTGATCTGCAAATCTGTTCCTGGGAAGCCACTAGAGAGCTCTGGGAGCAATGCCACATCAGGGtgcctccctttctcttcccaacATGTTTTTTCAGCACGAGGTTTGGGCCTGGGACAGAGCCAAAGAGGCGCACACACAATCTACCTTTCTCCTATCTTCACTCCTTGAAACCAACTATCCAAAAAATAAAGGGTGGGAACTGGAAGATGCCCCCACCAGGCCCCTGTGGGTTAGGACACCCTGGGTTGCCTTTCTCATGGCCCTCCCTGGCCAGCTGGTCTGTGGGAGCCCCTGGAGCTCGTTGCCTCTGCACACAGCGTGGACATAGCGGCCAGGAGGCAGCTCGGGGCCTGGCTCTCAGGAGGTTCCACCCGGGAGCAGAGGCACATACAGAGTCAGTGGACCTGCGCTGGTGGCCTGACTTGAGCTATGTCCTTCCTGCCTTCTCATGCTGCTTGTGAGctctcctcctgtcctcctcTCCTCTCAGGCTGGTGCAGTTCGTGGTCAGAGAAGGACACTTCAATGTCAGCATGAGACTCTACAAGACCCCCTCCTACCTCCAGCCCTATCACCTGCCGACCGCGGCCGTCCCCATCACAGACACGCTCTATGTCCTGCTGAAGATAGAAGGACAGCACCAGCTCAAGTACTTCCTGCTGAGCGTTGAGGACTGCTGGGCCACACCAAGCGTGGATCCCTACCAGGATGTGCGGCACAAGCTCATTGAGAAGGGGTGAGTGGAGGGCCCCTAGCACATCTGGTCTCCCTGCACCACAGTTCTGGGTGCTGAGGACAGGTTGCTGTGAGGGAGCAAGGAGCAATGACACCATCGTTGCTCACAGGTGGAACCTATGGTGGACACCATCACTGAATAGATGGAACAGCCTCGTAGATGAGCCTCCTCTCCTgaccctgctctgctgccagtaGTGCTGCCTTCCCTCTAGCATCACTCCTGGCCAGCTGGGGAGGCAAAGGGCAAGGAGGGGAGACCTTGCTGGGATGTGCAGAGAGGTCTGTGCTGAAAAGCTTATGTTAGATGTGGCTGCAGCTCAGCTAAAGCCAGTAACATGGCTATCCGGGAAGTGGGAGCCATAGccagcctcactgcagccctccagagcagctgtggcCCCACAGAGAACAACACAAGCCAGCTTCTGTGCTGGTGGCAGCTCCTCCCTGAGCTGGGCACAAGGCAGGGTGCCAAGGAAAGGCATTCCCACTGACACCGAGACAGAAATAGTCCTGTTTAGCAAAGCTTGGGGGCCGTACCCACTTTCTGTGTGCTCCGGTGTACCAGGCTGGAATGTTCCCCCCTGATTGCCACCTGCTGACTCAGCCATTCTGTCCCAGGTGTCCCCATGATGAGACAGTGACATACCTGAACGCCATCGGAGAGAGCGCTACTGCCAAGTTCAGCTTCCAGATGTTTCAGTTTGTTGGTTACCCGGAGGTGTTTCTGCACTGCCGTGTCCGGCTGTGTCTCCCCGACAGCCCAGAGCCCTGTGCCAAGGTGAGCTCTCCCAATAGTCTACACCGCGCCCTGGCCAGACAGGGGGACCTCCCTTCCCTTGGCCTGCTGTTTGGAGAAGGTGCTCTGCTCTCATTTCGGGTGCCTTAGCACAATAAACACCTTCCAGCAGCAGGAGCTCACCCCAGTGCTCTGAACTAAAGGTGCGAGGGCTTGAACCCACCAGAgatctcctctccctcttccctctggCTGTTGGGTATTTGCAGGAGAGGTTTTTGCTAGGACCTGGGGAGAAGCAGACTAAGGTCTTTCAGGAACCAGCTCCTCATGCTCTGGGGTCTTGActgctcccaggctgcagctccaACTGTGCCTCTGCCAGGGGGAGACCCACAGGACAGCTCTTGCCACCCGGAGCGGGCTTCTCCCCTGCCCTCTGGTCCCCTCACCCTTCCCTTGGCTTTGTTGACAGCAATGCCCCAGGCACTGGAGGAGCAAGCGGGAGCTGGGGGATGACTACAATAAGATTGTCTCCTACGGCCCCATCCACCTGCTGGCTGCTCCTTCCttgggagcagagacccaccatTCCGGGACTGACCGGCAGGACCTCGCGGGTACGTATGTCCCCCTGGAGAGGGCAAGAGCAGCTCACAGACCCTTGCAACTGTCTAGGCTATGCCAGGTGATGAAAAAGGGCTGCTAAAGTCACGGCCCTGCATGGAAGCGTGGAGTCTGTCAGGTGTCCTGGCCATGCACGGCACGCTCCAGAAGCCAAGTGAGCCCAGAGAGGTTAGCTCTGTGTGAGCAGCTCCGTACCAGGCACAGGTcgggcagagctggggagctgggtgggaagggaccAGAATCCAGAAGGCTGCtggtgcagcactgcaggtgaggaAGGCTGGGTTTTCGTGCTGGATCTCTGCCTCAGCCCAGCGAGGCAGGCTCCTTCTGAGCACTAGGGCGATCCAGGGGATCCAGGGAGGTCCGAGATCAGGGCTGGGGGCAAAGCCACCTGCAGCATAGCTCAGATCAGGCATGAGTGCTGAGCTGAACGGAGCCCCTGGGCAGTGGATGTGGTTGGAGGCCCCAGGTGAGACCAGCTGGGTTGACCGAGTCCTGTTAGTGCCCTCAGGGCTCTGAGGTACCCCCAGCTCTGGCAGCTCTTGCCCTTCGCAGATGACCTGCCCCGaatctgcctccagccaggagatGCCATGCCAGGGCTCAGTGCCAGCTTGGGGGACTCAGATGTGTAACCAACCTTTCTCCTCTTGGGCAGGACCCAACCCGTGGCTCCCTGGGGCCCTCATCCTGCTGTGTGCACTTGGTGTGCTCACCGTGGCTGCTGCAGCTGTCAGTGCGTGGCGGCAAACAGTGTAGGAAATGGCTGTTTCCAAATAAATGTGACAGTGGCAGAGACACTCTTTACAAGGGTTTTTTGGGAAGGAGGTGATGGTTGGATGCAAACAGTGCTTGAAGGATGAGTCACATCAGTGTTGCTGTTCTCTGCAGCATCTCTAGGACCTTCTCATCCCCTCCTGGCCCATGTACCCAGTGATAGGAGgttccttcctcctgctttcctcTTCCCTGCAGTCACCCAAGCACATGGGGAGATGGAGGTACCCCCACCAGATACTTGCCCACCAAAGCTGGGCTTTGCATGGTTCTGTGTGACACAGATGTAGCAcgagcagagccagggcagctctgtgcacacacacacacgacagATTTCTCCTTTCATTCATGACAAATTGCCAGCAAGATTTTTGCCCACCAATACATCcctaaaataaagcaaataacaAACAACACTGTAAACATCAAAGACTAAATCCATAGTGCTCAGAGAGCTGGCGAAGATTTAATACTAAAACACAGATAAGGCAAAGATGAGTGTTTTCCCTGCGAGGGGGCTGTGTGTGTACATTCAGCCGAAGCACAGTGTCCTCACAGAAATCAGTGCTGGCTCCAGAGGATGTTTTTCAGGAGGGATGTCCGGCAGATCCCTGCCCAAAGAGATCAGCCCCAATCCATTTGGAggggaatttctttttttttttgctaattccCAAACCTGAACCTCCTGAGTCTGCGCTGGAGCAGGAAAACCCTCCGCCAGCCTGGTGCAGCACCAAAGGCCAGCTCTAGCAAAGAGGGGGatggctgcagcctggctgcaggcaggcgGTTCgtgggctccttcctcacccctGCAAGAGCCCCTGGGGAATGAGATTGAGGGTACTTCAAGACCAtgggggagctgcagcctggaAGGACTTTGGCTGCAGAAGTGTCTCTGGAGCTCCTTGCCCAAAGCAGGCCACTGGGAACAGAAGGGCTGAAGCAAAGAGCCCTGCTAAGGTGGGTCATACCCACTGAcgggtaaactgaggcacagtaaACTGAGCCCTTGTCCTCTGTGGGAAAGCTGCATCCATCAGGATCAAAGCTTGCTATCAGCACATGCACACCCAGGCAGGGAGGAACATCTAGCCAGCAGCTACCCCTGGGAGACTGTGGTGGTTTTGTCATGTCTGATGATGTGGGAGAGGGACCCAGTGATCTCCTTCGTCTTTGGGTAGTAGAGGACGACCAGCCAGATGAATATGAAGATTCCTGCAGGGAAAGGAAGGTAGacactcagcagcagcagcaggagatggtggCAAGCATCCTGCCAGGATGCTACCGGCACTTCTCTGCCACTTCCACGGGGTTCCCCTTGCTCGCTCCTGCTCCTACAGGAGGGTCTCCCCAAGCTTCAGGTGAGATGTTTGACTGGGACATGCGCTGGGTGGATAATGTCCCTGTTCCTCTGCTAAGGAATGGCTTCCTTGGAGGAAAACCACCCCCAGTGGAGTGGATGTGGTTGGGAGCCATGACCAGCTCCACACCAGTGGCTGGGACCTGCTGCTTGACATGCCCTGCCAAAGGGAAGGGCATGACAGTGCTGGGAAGATGCTGGTGCCTCGTCAACCCACTGCCAAGCTGGGTCCTGCCTGCTCCATCTTCCCACCTGAGCCCAGGGAGCCCATCTTGGACCTGGCCCTGACCTTGGAGAGAGTTGAGGATGGTGAAGAGGTAGAGCAcgggcacagaggaggtgctgtGGGTGAGGAACGCCAGGGCCCAGGTggctcccagcaggcagaagaGTCCCATTGCCACCAGGGCCACCTTCCAGGCCTTGCGGTCTCTCTGCACCACCCCCGTGccttgcaggcagcagctcttctgGGTCACCACCCCGAAGACAGCCATGTTGAAGAGGAAGATGAGGCCAAAGTAGCCACAGTTGGTGATGTAGTGGACTAGGACATGTTCAGAAGTGATCCAGCACCTGAAAAGAGACAACTGTGGTGCCTCCAGTGGCTCTGCTAACCCTGGCAGCACCCATGGGAGCATCCCCAGGGGGACATGTTTGGGGATGCAGGGACACCCTTGTGCTGGTGGGGTATTCCAAGGCCAGGGGGAAGCAGGGGGGACAGTGGTACGGATCCACTGCCCTCACGTCGCTCAGCTGGGAGTCTGGGGAAGCTCCAGGTGGACCTTAGATGTCCCTGCGTGACCCAGAGGCCTGCAGGCCTGACCAAGGAGGCTTGGCATgagagggtggtggtggtggttaccacagctgtagctgctaTGTTGCAATCACTATTAGGGAAGCGGAAGCAGAGCATGAAGCCAAGCAGGATGGGTGCAACCCCCCACCACTGCGCTGCCAGCAGGACCAGGTTACCGTTCCCCACGCCAAAGGGCCACCTAAGCCCTGTGGGCAGTGGCACACGCACAGGTGGGCTATGACCTGGTGGTCCATGGTCTGGATGCTGTATTCTCCATAGCTGCCGATGACTCCTGCCACCCCCACAACGAGAGCGGGGAAGCCTGGAAGAACAAGGGAGACACATAGAGGAGGCCAGAACAGCGAGCGGTGGGCTGACCTCTAGTGAGATGGGGCTTGGGGACCTGCTGAGGTTGCACAAGTGCTGGGGGCACAACGGTTGCTGCTGGGACATGATGTGGAGAGGGAAGGACACTGCTGGGAGGTGGGGCTCGAGGTGTCCCCTAACTTCTCTGCGGGATCATCTGCTCTGGTGCCCCCCAGGATGCCATAGAGGGCTGGCAATGGGGGAACAAAGACTCCCAAGGGCATCACTTGCTCGTTGAGCAGGAGCCTAGTCCCCAGGGGGATGGAAGGTGCCTGCAGGTGCTGCTCTGAATTTGGTGCACCAAGCCCATATAAGACACTTGCCAGCCCTGACCATGGCATTTGGAAGAGCTGTGGGCAGGACAGGGTCTTGCTCGCTCTCTGCCCATCACTGCATCACCCTGTGTCCCCTCCAGTTGTAACCCACTGCCTCCCTCTCACCCAGGCTGGTGGTGCTCACCCCAGCCGACCAGGCAGAGCTTCACCAGGTAGTGGTGGATGTAGGTGCCAAGGACCTTGACGAAGAGGAGGTAGAGGTGAGAGCCCTCCAGTGCCATCCAggtgaagcagcagagcaggcagtaGTGGGTGAGCCCCCCCAGGACCTTGCAGGTCCCTGGCTGGGTCTCACCGGAGAGCCTGCTGTTGAGCAGGAAGGCCAGGTTGAGGAGGAACAGGCTGCCCACGAGGTTCATGTGCAGCCCCAGGTTGGTGCGGAGAGTGTCCTCAGACCTGAACCTGCACCTGAGCATCCCCAAAGGGAGCAGAAAAGGCTGGGATCACAGCTGAGCAGGGCCCCACGCAGCAGGTTCATGCAGAGGCACCAGAATTGCCCCACCTCTCTCCCAGCCTGATGAGTCCCCAGGGAGCTCCTGGCACATCCTACCTTAAGAAGATGCAGAAGGCGATGGAAAAGATGGAGAAAGCCATGGCTACCCCGCAGCCAACAGTGGCAACAGCCATCAAGGCTTGTGCCGTGGACCTGTCCAGAGCTGGGTTCTGCCAAACACGCACACGTTGAATTAGAAAGGCCCTGGACCAACTTAGAAAACCCAATTGCAGCTACCAGAGCCATAGGGCTGATAACCCTGGtgggctgctgcagggaccccATGCAAGCCCCCGATCTGTCCCCCCAGAAGGTCTTCAGGGGAAGCAGAGCAGTGGCGGCTCAGAAGAGGTGGTCccttattatatttatatatataaagcacCTATC
Coding sequences within it:
- the ADGRG3 gene encoding adhesion G protein-coupled receptor G3 translates to MNLLLGTILLLLLLPDAAGGQKSCAELKQGDRHQCCNTTESEERGDGTPSPDLPRHCPELRRSSSPACACLRERWLRQLQSAVPALRSRLAGLKVLLLNVSRAVTHDVLITFSPTEGPRVLNMTEKGKAGKVQLPREIFRSVSSWTVRMVVTVLNIQQLGMFEEVNQTGQVLDDTVVGITVGDTSISGLQDPVQLTFAHGQLPNNVTPLCVFWDTSKGQAGGWSSSGCVTQPGDKGTVCSCDHLTFFTLLLNPALDRSTAQALMAVATVGCGVAMAFSIFSIAFCIFLRCRFRSEDTLRTNLGLHMNLVGSLFLLNLAFLLNSRLSGETQPGTCKVLGGLTHYCLLCCFTWMALEGSHLYLLFVKVLGTYIHHYLVKLCLVGWGFPALVVGVAGVIGSYGEYSIQTMDHQVIAHLCWITSEHVLVHYITNCGYFGLIFLFNMAVFGVVTQKSCCLQGTGVVQRDRKAWKVALVAMGLFCLLGATWALAFLTHSTSSVPVLYLFTILNSLQGIFIFIWLVVLYYPKTKEITGSLSHIIRHDKTTTVSQG
- the LOC141948913 gene encoding pancreatic secretory granule membrane major glycoprotein GP2-like; this encodes MEKTVRCLLLVSALCLAGYEGNKSELTSPHGWRRGVVLRLKRSPDTCLPNPCQHQGDCQVMEDRPVCSCKPGFTGLFCQDVVLKLACEEEHMKMMVRKEVFELLKIPQELVHLKNQACKVSEREEEGELFFAATLTGENHTACGSIIQQNSSHVLYSNVIESEQEAHRGVISRSFQLEVHFSCVYAYEQVVKLPFALTAVDKLVQFVVREGHFNVSMRLYKTPSYLQPYHLPTAAVPITDTLYVLLKIEGQHQLKYFLLSVEDCWATPSVDPYQDVRHKLIEKGCPHDETVTYLNAIGESATAKFSFQMFQFVGYPEVFLHCRVRLCLPDSPEPCAKQCPRHWRSKRELGDDYNKIVSYGPIHLLAAPSLGAETHHSGTDRQDLAGPNPWLPGALILLCALGVLTVAAAAVSAWRQTV